One genomic window of Candidatus Nitrospira nitrosa includes the following:
- a CDS encoding DUF6573 family protein, translated as MDTTRTPRILTHDERKAADAAFAGRPLNPTWSEAAKRVYEGLIHALPSVPDEPIVGRDENSPSNQVQAESPVTVPTVEEPRPEQPVTPENQLQPVTDVSAKQLTANRQQAIQAGLLIDVSTDAQKLGLTFPVTVTKPLWEIGIAPSESISDEEKAQRLRDVLMAFRLRIASQTTLSPLIDFPAMLALPPGEVPQPVPLFALIQPDEQNRAVATLLLPNEVSATIIPMN; from the coding sequence ATGGATACAACGCGCACCCCACGAATCCTGACCCATGATGAGCGAAAGGCTGCAGACGCGGCTTTTGCCGGCCGCCCATTGAATCCCACTTGGTCTGAAGCGGCCAAGCGAGTCTACGAAGGCCTCATCCACGCGCTTCCGTCTGTTCCGGATGAGCCTATTGTCGGACGGGATGAAAACAGCCCAAGCAATCAAGTTCAAGCGGAGTCTCCAGTGACGGTTCCGACGGTAGAGGAGCCGAGGCCTGAACAGCCGGTAACACCTGAGAATCAACTGCAACCAGTCACCGATGTGTCAGCCAAGCAGCTGACCGCCAACCGTCAACAGGCCATCCAAGCCGGATTGTTGATTGATGTGTCGACGGACGCGCAAAAACTCGGCCTGACGTTCCCGGTCACAGTAACAAAGCCGCTCTGGGAGATTGGGATTGCCCCGAGTGAATCGATCTCGGATGAAGAAAAAGCTCAACGGTTGCGCGATGTCTTGATGGCCTTTCGCCTCCGTATCGCGAGCCAGACAACACTGTCGCCCTTGATCGACTTCCCCGCGATGCTCGCGCTTCCCCCAGGCGAAGTGCCGCAGCCAGTGCCACTGTTCGCCTTAATCCAACCGGACGAACAGAACCGCGCGGTAGCGACTTTATTACTGCCGAACGAAGTCTCGGCCACGATCATTCCGATGAACTGA
- a CDS encoding type II toxin-antitoxin system TacA family antitoxin produces the protein MPRVAIDDNKRMNLRVLPEQKATLVRAAALRNTDLTDFVLQPALREAKRVIEEAERTRLSKRDSLMVLKLLEKPPTPNAKLRKAIASLPKAK, from the coding sequence ATGCCCCGAGTCGCGATAGACGATAACAAGCGAATGAATCTCCGGGTGCTGCCTGAGCAGAAGGCCACGCTCGTGCGGGCGGCGGCATTGAGAAATACAGACCTGACGGATTTCGTGCTGCAACCGGCCTTACGCGAAGCCAAACGGGTGATCGAAGAGGCCGAACGCACCAGACTGTCGAAGCGGGACAGCCTCATGGTGCTGAAGCTGCTCGAAAAACCACCTACTCCAAACGCCAAGCTCAGGAAGGCCATCGCCTCATTACCGAAAGCCAAATGA
- a CDS encoding metal-dependent hydrolase family protein gives MTIAIQQVRLIDGTGAVRDRMTLLVRGTKIVAVGPSNDVSIPKGATRINGRGLTVIPGLIDCHVHLCLGGEADVVSALESEQPSYTLLKSARHAQATIESGFTTVRDVGSRDHSIFSLKQAIESGLMPGPRIVGAGLAICMIGGHARFIGQEVEGVDQVRKVVAEQVAAGAGVIKVIASGGVLTPGTSPDDVQMTAEELAAAVDAARQAGKPVAAHAHGASGMKHAIQAGARSIEHATLLDEESGALMKRHGVYMVPTLSALATTAACRPSCGIPESALAKAKAMTKRHKSSFKQAYDNDIFIAMGTDAGTPFNYHGENAQELERMVALGMSPMDAIIASTATAARLIGIQDSVGTLTRGMEADLVIVKGNPLRRIEILRDRGKIVGVMKAGRFVAGQLAQT, from the coding sequence GTGACCATCGCCATTCAACAGGTACGACTCATCGATGGAACAGGTGCGGTACGAGACCGCATGACGCTCCTCGTACGGGGCACCAAGATTGTCGCTGTCGGTCCGAGCAACGATGTGAGCATCCCGAAAGGCGCGACCCGCATCAACGGCCGTGGCCTGACCGTGATCCCAGGACTCATCGATTGCCATGTGCATCTCTGTTTAGGCGGAGAAGCGGATGTGGTCAGTGCTCTGGAGTCTGAACAACCCTCCTACACCCTTCTCAAATCGGCCAGACATGCACAGGCAACGATTGAGTCAGGATTTACGACCGTGCGTGATGTAGGATCCCGTGACCATTCTATCTTCTCCCTGAAACAGGCCATTGAATCAGGTCTGATGCCTGGACCGCGTATCGTCGGGGCAGGGCTTGCTATCTGTATGATCGGTGGCCATGCCCGGTTCATCGGCCAGGAGGTCGAGGGAGTTGACCAGGTGAGAAAGGTTGTGGCTGAACAGGTCGCCGCCGGTGCAGGGGTCATTAAGGTCATTGCTTCAGGAGGCGTACTCACCCCCGGCACTTCACCAGACGATGTACAAATGACCGCAGAAGAACTCGCAGCCGCGGTGGATGCCGCGCGTCAGGCTGGGAAACCCGTGGCCGCCCATGCCCACGGAGCATCAGGAATGAAGCATGCGATCCAGGCCGGTGCACGCTCGATTGAGCATGCCACATTATTGGATGAGGAGTCCGGCGCGCTGATGAAGCGCCATGGCGTTTATATGGTTCCGACCCTTTCCGCCTTAGCCACAACGGCAGCTTGCCGACCTAGCTGCGGTATTCCGGAAAGCGCGTTGGCAAAAGCCAAGGCGATGACGAAACGCCACAAATCGTCCTTCAAACAGGCCTATGACAACGACATTTTCATCGCAATGGGCACTGATGCGGGAACACCGTTCAATTACCATGGAGAGAATGCACAAGAGCTGGAGCGCATGGTCGCGCTGGGCATGTCCCCGATGGACGCCATCATCGCCTCGACCGCCACGGCAGCGCGCTTAATCGGAATCCAAGACTCCGTCGGGACTCTGACGCGTGGAATGGAAGCTGATCTTGTGATCGTGAAAGGAAATCCACTTCGACGGATCGAGATCCTTCGAGACCGGGGCAAGATTGTGGGTGTCATGAAGGCCGGCAGGTTCGTTGCGGGACAGCTCGCGCAAACGTGA
- a CDS encoding ABC transporter ATP-binding protein codes for MIQFESVRKEFGRFTAVGGLTLKIPQGEIFGLIGPNGAGKTTTIKMACGLVAPTSGHIKVANVDVQQMPEISQQHIGYLSDIYALYDDLRVWEYLDYFANAYRMRKGEIALRIREVIDIAGLEAKEQELIHGLSRGMKQRLGLARAMLHRPKVLFLDEPASGLDPKARMTLRDILQALQRQGSTILISSHILAELDGLCTSIGIMEQGKLVKSGLVSAMVKGLDTERLIQIRWIDAELDHVLAVLSRLGYNGVSETGKQEVRVQCHGTDDEVSAVLRTLVEQGVKVVSVSEHQRTVQDVYMKVSQHGVM; via the coding sequence ATGATCCAATTTGAGTCAGTACGAAAAGAGTTTGGAAGGTTTACCGCAGTTGGGGGACTGACGCTCAAAATCCCACAGGGGGAAATTTTTGGGCTCATCGGGCCGAATGGAGCAGGGAAGACCACTACCATCAAGATGGCGTGTGGACTCGTGGCTCCAACTAGCGGGCATATCAAGGTCGCCAATGTTGATGTGCAACAGATGCCAGAAATTTCCCAACAACACATTGGATATCTTTCGGACATCTATGCACTATATGACGATCTGCGAGTTTGGGAATATCTTGACTATTTTGCAAATGCCTATCGGATGCGCAAGGGTGAGATTGCGTTACGCATTCGGGAGGTCATCGACATAGCTGGTCTAGAAGCGAAGGAACAGGAGTTGATCCATGGCCTCTCCCGTGGGATGAAGCAACGGCTCGGATTAGCCCGGGCCATGCTCCACCGCCCCAAGGTGCTGTTTCTCGATGAGCCAGCCTCAGGGCTTGACCCAAAGGCACGGATGACTCTACGCGACATACTACAAGCTTTGCAGCGTCAAGGATCGACGATCTTGATTTCATCCCACATTCTGGCCGAACTCGATGGACTATGTACATCTATCGGAATCATGGAGCAGGGGAAACTTGTGAAAAGCGGCCTGGTCTCTGCCATGGTAAAGGGTTTGGATACGGAGCGGCTGATTCAGATTCGGTGGATCGACGCCGAACTCGATCATGTCCTCGCGGTATTGAGCCGATTAGGGTACAACGGGGTTAGCGAAACGGGCAAACAAGAGGTCCGGGTGCAATGTCATGGAACCGATGACGAGGTATCGGCTGTGCTGCGCACATTGGTTGAGCAAGGGGTAAAGGTGGTGTCGGTCTCGGAGCATCAGAGAACAGTGCAAGACGTCTATATGAAAGTGTCTCAGCATGGGGTGATGTAG
- the nuoK gene encoding NADH-quinone oxidoreductase subunit NuoK, producing MLSTPALVLAIMLFGLGLIGLLSRRNILYMLLSLEIMLNAAALAFIAGGARWGQVDGEIMFLFILTLAAAEVSVALGIVLQLSHRFRTLDADAFCELRG from the coding sequence ATGCTGAGCACCCCTGCATTGGTGTTGGCCATCATGCTGTTTGGTCTCGGATTGATCGGCTTATTAAGTCGCCGGAACATTCTCTATATGCTGCTGTCGCTTGAAATCATGCTGAATGCCGCCGCGCTCGCATTCATTGCCGGAGGAGCCCGCTGGGGACAGGTCGATGGGGAGATCATGTTCTTGTTCATCCTGACCCTGGCCGCAGCTGAAGTGTCTGTGGCATTGGGGATTGTGCTGCAGCTGTCACATCGGTTTCGAACCTTGGACGCCGATGCCTTTTGCGAGCTGAGGGGATAA
- the nuoI gene encoding NADH-quinone oxidoreductase subunit NuoI: protein MMNTWIYARNLVIGLWVVFKRTFTKPVTVQYPEERPYLPPRWRGRIVLTRDPDGEERCVACYLCSAVCPVDCIALQAADRPEAHERRYPEFFRINFSRCIYCGMCEEACPTNAIQLIPDFEQSEYARRNLVYEKEDLLISGTGKYHDYNFYRVAGVRTCDKDKGQGANELPPVDVKSLMP from the coding sequence ATGATGAACACATGGATCTATGCCCGGAATCTGGTCATAGGGTTATGGGTCGTCTTCAAACGGACCTTTACGAAGCCGGTCACGGTTCAGTATCCGGAAGAACGCCCCTATTTGCCCCCACGCTGGCGTGGGCGAATCGTCCTGACCAGAGATCCTGATGGAGAGGAACGCTGTGTCGCGTGCTACCTCTGTTCTGCGGTTTGCCCGGTTGATTGCATCGCGCTTCAGGCTGCGGATCGTCCAGAGGCTCATGAGCGCCGTTACCCTGAATTCTTCCGGATTAACTTTTCGCGCTGCATCTATTGTGGCATGTGCGAAGAAGCCTGTCCGACCAATGCGATTCAACTGATTCCTGATTTCGAACAGAGCGAATACGCGCGCCGGAACTTGGTCTACGAGAAGGAGGATCTCCTTATCAGCGGGACCGGCAAGTATCACGACTATAATTTTTATCGTGTGGCCGGCGTGAGGACTTGCGACAAGGATAAGGGACAGGGTGCGAACGAGCTCCCACCGGTGGATGTGAAGAGCCTGATGCCATGA
- the nuoJ gene encoding NADH-quinone oxidoreductase subunit J has product MEVLFYIAAAVTFLATLRVITHVHPVHALLYLVVALIALALIFYLLGAQFAAALEIIIYGGAIMVLFIFVVMLLGPLAVEQERTWMTPHAWVGPSILALVLLGEVGYLIATGDHTASVVAETRQKGISIALYGPYIIGVELASMLLLPGLIGAYHLGRRLSKEGRLC; this is encoded by the coding sequence ATGGAAGTTCTCTTTTATATCGCCGCTGCGGTGACGTTCTTGGCGACCCTGCGCGTCATCACGCATGTGCATCCCGTCCACGCGCTGCTCTACCTTGTCGTGGCACTGATCGCGCTGGCCCTGATTTTCTATCTCTTAGGCGCGCAATTTGCCGCCGCGCTCGAAATCATTATTTACGGCGGGGCCATTATGGTGCTCTTCATCTTTGTCGTGATGCTCCTCGGGCCGCTCGCCGTTGAACAGGAGCGGACGTGGATGACGCCCCACGCATGGGTCGGCCCCAGTATCCTGGCGCTGGTGCTCTTGGGTGAGGTGGGATACCTCATTGCGACCGGAGACCATACGGCGAGCGTTGTTGCGGAAACCAGGCAGAAAGGCATCTCGATCGCCCTCTATGGGCCTTACATCATCGGGGTGGAATTGGCTTCCATGCTGTTGCTGCCTGGGCTGATCGGTGCCTATCACCTAGGGCGTCGGCTCTCGAAAGAAGGGCGCTTATGCTGA
- a CDS encoding GNAT family N-acetyltransferase, with translation MTIPAWHEEPIAKHHDRKAFDCGDAAMNEFLHRYARQSHDAGGAKTFLAINNADNTMVLGFYSLAPGALAYADTPEMLRHGLARHDVPGFRLARLATQFQLQGKGLGGQLLAAAGRRCLRAAANVGGVILIIDAKNDHAANWCAAYGAVLLANTPLTLVMSLVTIATGLKATGRR, from the coding sequence ATGACCATCCCGGCCTGGCACGAGGAGCCAATCGCGAAACACCACGACCGCAAGGCATTTGACTGCGGCGATGCGGCCATGAATGAGTTCCTGCATCGTTACGCCCGCCAAAGTCACGACGCCGGCGGGGCGAAAACCTTCCTCGCGATCAATAATGCCGACAACACAATGGTCCTTGGCTTCTATAGCCTCGCACCCGGCGCGCTCGCGTATGCAGATACGCCGGAGATGCTACGGCACGGCCTTGCGCGCCACGATGTACCAGGCTTTCGGCTTGCACGTCTCGCAACACAGTTCCAGCTGCAGGGGAAGGGCTTGGGCGGTCAGCTACTTGCGGCAGCGGGCCGTCGCTGCCTGCGCGCAGCGGCCAACGTCGGAGGCGTGATCCTCATCATCGATGCAAAGAACGACCATGCCGCGAACTGGTGTGCCGCTTACGGCGCAGTACTGTTAGCCAATACACCGCTCACGCTCGTCATGTCCCTCGTGACGATTGCAACCGGATTGAAGGCCACAGGTCGGCGATAA
- a CDS encoding complex I subunit 4 family protein — MSLWLLILIPILAAPIAWMAQRQSRSAPRWITLGALSIDGLLALLLGTGDHATQTSGHGAWLVESDISWIPRWGISLHLGLDGLSLILIILTAFIGVVATMASWTEIQTRIGLFHCNVLLALGGVIGVFLAIDLFLFFFFWELMLVPMYLLIVIWGHTERRHASFKFFLFTQAGSLVLLVAIVALALLHQQATGQPSFDYADLMELTLSPDMARWLMLAFLIGFLVKLPAPPFHTWLPDTYTQAPTGATIILAGILAKTGAYGLLRFTIPLFPEAIYDFTPIVMGLGVVGILYAALLACAQTDIKRLVAYSSISHMGFILLGTFAGTELALQGVVMQMVAHGLSTGGLFLLAGALEERYQTREMGQMGGLWSETPRLATMALFFACASLGLPGMANFVGEFLVLFGSYARQPIMIILASLGMVMAAMYSLGMMQRTFFGRQQDTRSVPDLSNVAFGTVLCIAILQIWLGLYPKAVLSMTQPVMNQLVQAAVALPTTPRQPSESLLSSHLTTSQGSTP; from the coding sequence ATGAGTCTCTGGCTGCTCATACTCATCCCTATTCTCGCCGCGCCCATCGCATGGATGGCACAGCGACAGTCGCGCTCGGCCCCTCGGTGGATCACACTGGGGGCTTTGTCGATTGATGGTCTCCTTGCATTGTTACTCGGGACCGGTGATCACGCAACTCAGACCTCAGGCCATGGGGCCTGGCTCGTAGAAAGTGACATCAGCTGGATTCCCCGATGGGGCATCAGTCTGCATCTGGGTCTTGATGGGCTCAGCCTCATTCTGATTATCCTGACGGCCTTCATCGGCGTCGTTGCAACGATGGCCTCCTGGACAGAAATCCAGACCCGCATCGGATTGTTTCACTGCAATGTACTGCTTGCGCTGGGCGGTGTGATTGGAGTGTTCTTGGCGATCGACCTGTTTCTGTTTTTCTTTTTTTGGGAACTCATGCTTGTTCCCATGTATCTCCTAATCGTCATCTGGGGCCATACAGAACGTCGGCACGCCTCATTCAAGTTTTTCCTCTTCACACAAGCGGGGAGCTTGGTGTTGCTGGTTGCGATCGTGGCCCTCGCGCTGTTGCATCAACAGGCAACAGGACAACCGAGTTTCGACTATGCCGATCTGATGGAACTGACCCTGAGCCCCGACATGGCCCGATGGCTGATGCTGGCCTTTCTCATCGGGTTTCTCGTAAAGCTACCGGCTCCTCCCTTTCATACCTGGCTGCCGGACACCTACACGCAGGCTCCGACCGGGGCCACGATCATTCTCGCCGGGATCTTAGCGAAAACCGGCGCCTATGGTCTGCTACGGTTCACGATTCCCTTGTTTCCCGAGGCGATATACGACTTCACGCCCATTGTGATGGGGCTTGGTGTGGTCGGGATTCTCTATGCTGCGTTGTTGGCCTGTGCCCAAACGGATATCAAGCGACTGGTGGCCTACAGCAGCATCAGCCATATGGGGTTCATCCTGCTCGGGACCTTCGCCGGGACGGAGTTGGCCCTGCAAGGAGTCGTGATGCAGATGGTGGCGCATGGGCTGAGCACCGGCGGCCTCTTCCTCTTGGCCGGCGCACTTGAGGAGCGGTACCAGACGAGGGAGATGGGCCAGATGGGAGGACTGTGGAGCGAGACGCCACGTCTGGCCACGATGGCGCTCTTCTTTGCCTGCGCCTCATTGGGGTTGCCGGGCATGGCCAATTTCGTCGGTGAGTTTCTCGTCCTGTTCGGCTCCTATGCGAGGCAACCGATCATGATCATTCTGGCCTCGCTAGGGATGGTCATGGCAGCCATGTACTCATTGGGGATGATGCAACGCACCTTCTTTGGACGGCAGCAAGACACCCGTTCAGTTCCGGACCTGTCCAACGTCGCCTTTGGAACCGTTCTGTGTATCGCAATCTTACAGATCTGGCTGGGGCTTTATCCGAAGGCAGTGTTGAGCATGACGCAACCGGTCATGAACCAACTGGTGCAAGCTGCAGTAGCGTTACCCACGACACCTCGTCAGCCGTCAGAATCCTTGTTGTCATCCCATCTCACGACCTCGCAGGGGAGCACCCCATGA
- a CDS encoding NADH-quinone oxidoreductase subunit N: protein MILQDFIALSPILTLGAFALVTMLAIAFQRHHARIATFAFLSCLLTLATLPWAATVAPRAVTTLLVVDRHALLYMGLILTTTMVIIALSYRYLIVQFREEEGVEEYYLLLLLATFGGLVLTTAAHFVSFFLGFELLGLSLCSLIGYLRTRRHPLEAAVKYLLLSITASALLLFGLALLYFESGAMTFQGVGAILKQAHSVSDLWLGGLVLVLIGIALKLGLAPFHMWVPDVYQGAPTPITTYIATVSKAALVALLLRFATEVGVLELPAVAHLFSLLAVVSMVTGNILALLQENVKRLLAYSSIAHFGYVLVALLAGGPPAAEAVTFYVIVYCAMSLGAFGVVTVYSSEAGDKNRFEDYQGLFWTRPWLAAMLALSLLSLAGIPVTAGFIGKFYAIAAGVDAGLWWLVLALIANSVVSLYYYLRLIVTLFGEVPEQVAAPPGQVELSTQTAGWTTAFSLGFVASVILMLGVYPNPLMELIRNSVSNLLMVAVQKP, encoded by the coding sequence ATGATTCTCCAAGATTTTATTGCCCTGTCACCCATCCTTACCCTTGGGGCATTTGCCCTGGTGACGATGCTTGCCATTGCCTTTCAGCGACACCATGCCCGCATCGCGACATTCGCATTTCTGTCATGTCTGCTCACGCTGGCAACATTACCCTGGGCGGCCACGGTGGCCCCACGAGCCGTGACGACCTTGCTGGTCGTGGATCGACATGCGTTGTTGTACATGGGACTCATTTTGACCACCACGATGGTCATCATCGCCTTGTCGTATCGATATTTGATTGTCCAGTTTCGTGAGGAGGAAGGTGTAGAGGAGTACTACCTGCTCCTTCTGCTGGCCACCTTCGGGGGATTGGTTCTCACCACGGCGGCGCACTTCGTCTCGTTCTTCCTTGGGTTCGAACTCCTCGGTCTGTCCCTCTGTAGTTTGATCGGGTACTTACGCACGAGACGCCATCCGCTCGAAGCCGCAGTGAAATACCTGCTGTTGTCCATCACCGCGTCAGCGCTGCTCCTGTTCGGACTTGCGCTGTTGTATTTCGAGAGCGGCGCTATGACGTTTCAGGGGGTGGGAGCTATCCTGAAACAGGCGCATTCCGTTTCTGACCTGTGGCTCGGAGGACTGGTCTTGGTTCTGATTGGGATTGCCTTGAAGCTCGGGCTCGCACCGTTTCATATGTGGGTTCCCGATGTCTACCAGGGAGCGCCGACTCCCATCACGACCTATATTGCAACCGTCTCCAAGGCCGCGTTGGTAGCTCTGCTCCTACGATTTGCTACTGAGGTGGGTGTGTTGGAACTCCCGGCCGTGGCCCATCTGTTCAGCCTTCTGGCCGTGGTGTCCATGGTCACAGGGAATATCCTTGCACTCTTGCAAGAGAATGTGAAACGGCTCCTGGCCTATTCCTCCATCGCTCACTTCGGCTATGTGCTGGTCGCGCTGCTGGCCGGAGGTCCTCCTGCTGCCGAAGCCGTCACGTTTTATGTCATCGTCTACTGTGCCATGTCGCTGGGGGCCTTTGGCGTGGTGACGGTGTATTCGAGCGAGGCAGGGGACAAAAACCGTTTTGAGGACTATCAAGGCTTGTTTTGGACCAGACCCTGGCTCGCGGCGATGTTGGCACTGAGCCTGCTGTCGCTGGCTGGGATCCCCGTGACGGCGGGATTCATCGGAAAGTTTTATGCGATCGCGGCCGGTGTCGATGCCGGTCTCTGGTGGCTTGTACTGGCGCTGATCGCCAACAGTGTCGTCAGCCTCTACTACTACCTGCGACTGATCGTGACCCTCTTTGGTGAAGTCCCTGAACAAGTCGCTGCGCCTCCAGGACAGGTTGAGCTATCTACACAGACGGCAGGGTGGACGACAGCGTTCTCTCTGGGCTTCGTTGCCTCAGTCATTCTCATGCTCGGGGTCTATCCTAATCCACTGATGGAATTGATTCGAAATTCAGTCAGCAACCTCCTCATGGTGGCTGTGCAGAAGCCATGA
- the nuoL gene encoding NADH-quinone oxidoreductase subunit L: MINLLWLIPVLPLTGFLLLAFFGGRLSRRQIASVGCGSVGTAAMTTALVAADFFDTFPDQESYRQTLWNWIDTSGMMVGISWYLDALSLLMVAVITGVGFLIHLYSAEYMAHDDGYARFFAYMNLFVSAMLTLVLADNLLLLYLGWEGVGLCSYLLIGFWYREPEYGTAAQKAFIVTRIGDTAFAIGLFILFTQFTSLSIQQVQDLAVEAWPVGSNLAMIVAVLFLIGAVGKSAQLPLQVWLPDAMAGPTPVSALIHAATMVTAGVYLIARMHHLFALAPMVQEVIAVLGLVTLLLAASSALVQTDIKRVLAYSTMSQIGYMFLALGVGAWSAALFHFLTHSCFKALLFLAAGSVIHSLHHEQDIFKMGGLRRHLPWTFWTFLIGAAAMSGVPLITSGFYSKDWILWSVWSSPISHRWIWFGAVFGAMLTGLYSFRLIFRVFFGEIRTQPTGEPGLAMRMPLVVLAFLALTVGFLEMPHTLGNVTVFSDYLSHALPTTELLPDIDEGSEGHEQLAVTVAALLGIGLAALLFLPGSLLATRWAEQSRDHPSMTLVQGGWGFDRLYDRLFVRPWVTLTRHPHDMLDRGYEWLAVCAESCHGWMSHTQTGHVRWYAATIAVGTLMLLGLFAL; encoded by the coding sequence ATGATTAACTTACTGTGGCTCATTCCCGTTCTTCCGCTCACCGGCTTTCTGTTGTTGGCCTTCTTCGGGGGGCGATTGTCTCGTCGGCAAATCGCATCCGTCGGATGCGGCTCGGTGGGGACGGCTGCCATGACCACGGCGCTTGTCGCCGCAGATTTCTTCGACACCTTTCCTGATCAAGAGTCCTATCGTCAAACGCTCTGGAATTGGATCGACACGTCCGGCATGATGGTCGGGATTTCCTGGTACCTGGATGCGCTCTCCCTCTTGATGGTGGCCGTGATCACCGGGGTCGGGTTCTTGATCCATCTCTATTCAGCCGAATACATGGCGCACGATGATGGATACGCCAGGTTTTTTGCCTATATGAATCTGTTCGTGTCTGCCATGCTGACGCTGGTGTTAGCCGACAATCTCCTTCTGCTTTACCTGGGTTGGGAAGGGGTGGGGCTCTGCAGCTATCTGTTGATCGGATTTTGGTATCGGGAACCGGAATACGGCACCGCCGCGCAGAAGGCTTTTATCGTCACTCGCATCGGAGACACGGCATTTGCCATTGGGCTCTTCATCCTGTTCACGCAATTTACCAGCTTGTCGATTCAACAGGTCCAGGACCTTGCCGTGGAGGCCTGGCCGGTGGGCTCAAACCTGGCCATGATCGTCGCGGTGCTCTTTTTGATCGGGGCGGTTGGAAAGTCGGCGCAATTGCCGCTTCAGGTGTGGCTGCCCGACGCCATGGCCGGTCCCACGCCGGTCAGTGCGCTCATCCATGCCGCCACCATGGTGACGGCGGGAGTCTATCTCATCGCCCGGATGCATCATCTATTCGCTCTCGCGCCGATGGTGCAAGAGGTAATCGCGGTGCTTGGGCTGGTGACGTTGCTGCTGGCTGCCTCCAGTGCACTGGTGCAGACCGATATTAAGCGGGTGCTTGCCTATTCGACGATGAGCCAGATCGGCTATATGTTTCTCGCGCTCGGCGTCGGAGCCTGGTCTGCCGCGCTGTTTCATTTCTTAACCCATTCATGCTTTAAAGCCTTGCTCTTCCTGGCGGCTGGGTCTGTGATCCACAGCCTTCACCACGAACAGGACATTTTCAAGATGGGTGGTCTCCGGCGGCATCTGCCCTGGACTTTCTGGACGTTCCTCATCGGGGCTGCGGCTATGTCTGGTGTTCCCCTCATCACATCTGGATTTTACAGCAAAGATTGGATTCTCTGGTCTGTCTGGTCCTCACCCATCAGCCATCGATGGATCTGGTTCGGTGCAGTATTCGGGGCCATGCTGACCGGCCTCTATAGTTTTCGGCTGATCTTTCGAGTCTTTTTTGGAGAGATTCGTACACAACCGACTGGTGAACCAGGTTTGGCCATGCGCATGCCGTTGGTGGTGCTGGCGTTTCTGGCGCTGACCGTCGGTTTTCTCGAGATGCCTCACACTCTCGGGAATGTGACGGTCTTCAGTGATTACTTGTCGCATGCTCTCCCTACGACGGAACTGCTGCCAGACATAGATGAGGGGAGTGAGGGGCACGAGCAACTGGCCGTCACCGTCGCGGCCCTCCTCGGGATCGGGCTGGCTGCGTTGCTGTTCCTGCCCGGTTCTCTGCTGGCCACACGATGGGCCGAGCAATCCAGGGATCATCCTTCCATGACTTTGGTGCAAGGAGGTTGGGGATTTGATCGATTGTATGATCGTCTGTTCGTGCGACCCTGGGTCACCCTAACCCGACATCCTCATGACATGCTTGATCGTGGATACGAGTGGCTCGCGGTGTGTGCCGAGTCCTGCCATGGCTGGATGAGCCACACACAGACGGGGCATGTCCGCTGGTATGCCGCTACGATTGCTGTTGGAACGTTGATGTTACTTGGTCTCTTCGCGCTATGA
- a CDS encoding DnaJ domain-containing protein, with product MARIDYYRILGVSREASDEDIKKAYRKLVFEHHPDRNPEKADAEERIREINVAYEVVGDVEKRRTYDRLSWGNEPRAEAVDPGIILQDLELKLFDEGRKEFFSILMKDVSRVKAELAIVRQRTVAAQGYDSFLEPIVQSRASEIMNEIVTKEMHLRSQRLIDVAAEMLVSQGVAKRSDDRGMRSLRSRLEESFRKGRIHGYASALELFYERR from the coding sequence ATGGCGAGAATTGACTACTATCGTATCTTGGGCGTCTCCCGAGAAGCTTCTGACGAGGACATCAAGAAGGCCTATCGGAAGCTGGTGTTTGAGCACCATCCCGACAGGAACCCTGAGAAGGCCGATGCTGAAGAGCGCATCAGAGAAATCAACGTTGCCTACGAGGTCGTCGGCGATGTGGAGAAACGTCGAACCTATGATCGATTATCCTGGGGGAATGAGCCCCGTGCCGAAGCTGTTGATCCGGGCATTATTCTTCAGGACCTAGAACTTAAACTGTTTGATGAAGGTCGAAAGGAGTTCTTCTCGATCCTCATGAAAGATGTTTCACGAGTGAAGGCGGAGCTTGCGATTGTCCGACAACGTACGGTGGCTGCGCAGGGCTACGATTCATTTCTGGAGCCGATCGTGCAATCGCGGGCCTCTGAAATCATGAACGAGATTGTGACGAAAGAGATGCATCTGCGGAGCCAACGGCTCATCGACGTGGCCGCCGAAATGCTGGTGTCTCAAGGCGTTGCCAAGCGCAGCGATGACCGAGGGATGCGCTCGCTTCGCTCTCGACTGGAGGAAAGTTTTCGCAAGGGTCGGATCCACGGATATGCGTCGGCACTGGAATTATTCTACGAGAGACGGTAA